TTCCTCTTGTAGCACCTGTGATAATTGCTGTTTTATTTTCTAAAAGTTTCATTTATTAGTTGTTTTAATGGTTCAAATATAAAAAGAAAATCCTGCTTAAAAAGATTAAGCAGGATTTATATTACGATAAATACTATTTTAAGATTTTATCTTCTTTTCATTTACATAATTAAATAAGTAGTCTACATCTAACTCTTTGATCTTACCTAATTTTTGTAATGATTTTACGTCTAAATCTTTCTTGTTTCCAATTACCATTACGTTATATGACTCTCCTTTAACATTTTTGTCAAAGAATGACTTTAAATCTTCCATAGTCATATTTTTAATAGTATTGTACATTTGCTCTCTATTATCATTATCAATACCTAGTTTCTTTAGTCTCTCATATGACCAGAAAATACTAGATTTTGTAATTCTTTGTGCTGCTAATTTTTTCAAAGTAGCATTTTTTGCTGCATTAAATTGCTTTTCAGCTTCAGGCATATTATTCATTAAATCCATCATCGCATCTACTGCTTGTGATAATTTATTTGCCTGTGTACCAACATACGCCAATACATAATTAGGATCCTCTTTTTTACTTGCATTACTATATGATGCAAATGCAGAATAAGCTAAAGATTTACTTTCTCTAATTTCTTGGAAAACAATTGATGATAATCCGCTACCAAAATAAGTATTAAACAACGTTGAAGCTGCTAAGTTCTCTGCTTTAAATGGCTCTCCTTTTGCTAAAAAGATCATTTCTGTTTGAACCATATCATAATCAGTATAGAATACATTCCCTCCAGTTTCAGTTTCTGTATATTTCTTTGCTTCAGGATACTCTTTTAACTCTCCATAAATTTTATGATGATCATTTAAAGCAGCTACTGCAGCATCAATATCTTTACCATAATAGAAAATACGTTGTTTATAGTTTTTCATTCCCTTAATGACATTTACTAAATCTTCTGGGTTAATTTCTTTTAACTCATCAATTTGCATAATATCTCTTAAACGAGAATCTTCTCCATATTTTCCGTAGCTATATAATCCACTCCAAAGAATATTACCTTTTTGAGTTTTTCCATCTAAACGACCTTTGTAAATCTTTTCAACATATTTATCATATGCACCTTGATCAGCTTTTGCATTATCCCATAAATGCTCTAATAATTCGAGTCCTTTAGGTAAATTCTCTTTTAATCCTCTTAAACCAACATAGGTTTTGTCATTTTGAGCACTTACATAATAGTCTACTCCTAATTTATAAAACTCTTTTTTGATTTCTTCAGCTGTATATTTCACTGTTCCTAAATACTCTAAATAACCTGCAGCTAAACTTAACTTTTTATCATTGTCTTTCCCCATATCAAAGATGATATTTAAGTCAAACAAATCATTATTTTCATTTAATACATAAGAAACATTAATATCGTTTGCTGTTTTAGTTTCTTTTATTGCAGTCTTATAATCAACAAACTTAGGTTGCAAAGCTTCTGATTTTACTTTGTTAAACTCTTTTAAATAATCAGAACTCTTATCTCTATTTAATTTAACAGGGGTAATACCAGGGTTCTGAACTTTAACAATATTCTTATCTTCTCCTTTACGTTTGTAAGTAACTACATAATTATCTTTATAAAAATTGTTTGCAAAATCAACCAATTCTTTTTTAGAAATATTCTTTAAATCATCTAAGAATTTAACTTTATCCTCCCAATTTTCATTATGAATAAAAGCGTTATAGTATGCACTTGCTAAAGCGGTATTGTTTTCATATTGACGAGTTTGACTCAATTTTAAATCATTAACAACAGCTTCTATCATCCATTCTTCAAACTCTCCTTTCTTTAATTTTTCAATTTGCTCTAATAATAAGTCTTTTACTTCATCTAATGATTGCCCAGATTTTGGTCTACCGGTAAAAGTATGGTAACCATAGTCATTATTAAAACTAGGATAACAACTCGCACGTTGTACTACTTGTTTTTGATTTAAGTTTAAATCTATCAAACCAGCATTTCCATTTGCCATAATCATATCGCAAAGTGTAACTAATTTTTCTTCATCAGTCTTTACCCCTTTTGATCTATACGCAATAGAAATAGATTCAGAAGTAGGACCAAAAACTTCTTTTATTACTGGTTTAGTTAATGGCTCTTCTTTAGGTAAAGTTGGATGTACTAATTCTTTTTTCTCAAACTTTCCAAACGTTTCATTTATCTTTTTAATAGTACTATCAAACTCTAAGTCACCTACCAATACAATTGCCATATTATTTGGAACATAATATTTATCGAAATAATTGTGGATATCAACCATTGAAGGATTTTTCAAGTGTTCTCCAGTACCAATCGTAGATTGTTGACCATATGGGTGCTTTGGAAATAAACCATCTAATGAAGCAAAATAAACCTTCCAACCATCATTATCTTGTCCTCTGTTAAATTCTTCAAAAACTGCTTCTAATTCTGTGTGAAACAAACGTAACACTAAAGTACTAAAACGCTCAGATTCTAAATCCAACCATTTATTCAATTCATTTGCTGGTATTTTATTGTAATAAATAGTTTCTTCAAATGAAGTATGTGCATTAGTTTCTTCGGCACCTAAAGATGCCGTCATTTTATCATACTCATTTGCTACAGAATAATTAGAAGCTTCTAAAGAAACCTTATCAATTTCTTTATAAATAGCTTTTTTCTTTTCTGCATCTGTTTCTGTTCTATGCTCTTCATAAAGCTTAGATATTTTATTCAAATACTCTTTTTCTTTTTCCCAATCAACGGTTCCAAATTTATGCGTTCCTTTGAATAGCATATGCTCTAAATAATGCGCTAATCCAGTAGATTCTTTTGGGTCATAATTAGAACCTGCTCTTACAGCAATATAGGTTTGAATTTTAGGTTCATCAGTGTTTTTACTCAAGTAAACCTTTAATCCATTTTCTAAGGTATACAAACGCAGTCCTGTTGGATCGTTAGTTACAGTTTCATATTTAAAACCGGTAGCATCGGTATGCTGTTCAGTTTTAATTTTTGCTGCTGTTTGATTAGTTTGTTTACAACTAGTAAACAAAAGTGCTCCAATCAAAACAACACTAAGAATTTGGTTAATTCTTTTCATCTAATTTTTGTATTTAATTAAGTTGATATAAAAAATCCGATGCTATAGATATAGCATCGGATTTAAAAACGTTCTTTTTTTATTAATATTTTAGCAATTATGCTAAAACCTTAGCTACCATTTCTCCAATCTTAGCAGGAGACTCAACTACATGAATTCCGTTTTCAGCTAAAATTTTCATTTTTGCTTGTGCAGTATCATCAGCTCCACCTACAATAGCACCTGCGTGTCCCATTGTTCTACCAGCTGGTGCAGTTTGTCCTGCAATAAATCCAACAACTGGCTTACGATTACCATCAGCTTTAATCCAACGAGCAGCTTCAGCTTCTAATTGACCTCCGATTTCTCCAATCATTACGATTGCATCTGTCTCTTCATCATTCATTAATAATTCTACAGCCTCTTTAGTAGTTGTTCCAATAATTGGATCTCCACCAATACCAATAGCAGTAGTAATTCCGTAACCTTGTTTTACAACTTGGTCAGCTGCTTCATAAGTTAAAGTACCTGATTTAGATACAATACCTACTCTACCCTTTTTGAAGATAAACCCTGGCATAATACCAACTTTAGCTTCTTCTGGAGTAATTACTCCTGGACAGTTAGGTCCTACTAAAGTACAATCTTCTTTAGCATCAATATAAGCCTTTACCTTAGTCATGTCAGCTACAGGAATTCCTTCTGTAATACAAATGATTACCTTGATTCCTGCTTCTGCAGATTCCATAATTGCGTCAGCAGCAAATGCTGGTGGTACAAAAATAATTGAAGTATCAGCTTCTGCCTTTTCTACAGCTTCAGCTACTGTATTAAATACAGGCTTTCCTAAATGCTCTTGTCCTCCTTTTCCTGGAGTTACACCTCCAACAACATTGGTTCCGTAGTCGATCATTTGACCAGCGTGAAAAGTACCTTCACTACCAGTAAAACCTTGTACAATAATTTTCGAATCTTTATTTACTAAAACACTCATTGGTTTATTTTTTACTTATTTTTTTAAGACAGACAAAAATAACTTTTTAATTGAGTTTTCACAATTAATTTTACGTTACTTTTTATCTGGATTTGTTACATTTTTTAAATAGATAACTTCACGCAAGGTTTGACGATATTCTCGCTGTGGTGTACCGAAGTAAATTCCTTTTTTCAAAGACTTCGTCACTCCTGTTTGCGCCATCAATACCGTTCCTTTTTCTATAGTTAATCCGCTGATAATTCCCACTTGCCCCCAAATAGTTACTTCATCTTCAATGACTGTACAACCAGCAATACCAGTTTGAGCAGCGATCAAACATTTTTTACCGATCATGGTATCATGTCCGATATGTACTTGGTTATCTATCTTAGATCCTGCTCCGATAGTGGTATCTCCTGTAACTCCTCTATCTATAGTACACGAAGCTCCTAAATCAACATTATTTTCAATCACTACTCTACCACCAGAAATCAACTTATCAAAACCTTCAGGTCTATTTTTATAATAGAAAGCATCTCCTCCAATTACTGTATTGGCATGTATGGTAACGTTGTCTCCAATTATACAATTATTATTGATCGTTACGTTTGGGTGAATTAAACAATTCTTACCAATCATTACATTCTCTCCAATAAAAACATTGGGTTGTACAATGGTATCAGCTCCGATGATAGCAGAATCTGCTATACTACTTTTTGAAGCTATGAAAGGATTAAAGTGTTTTGTTAATTTATTAAAATCACGAAAAGGATCATCAGAAATAAGTAATGACTTTCCTTCAGGGCAATCAACTTTTTTATTAATTAGTACAGTTGTTGCTGCAGAGTTTAAGGCTTTATCGTAATATTTAGGATGGTCTACAAAAACAATATCTCCTTTTTCAACCACATGAATTTCATTAATTCCAGTGATAGGAAAGTCTTTATCTCCTACAAACTCTACCTCCAATAGAGAAGCTATTTGTGCTAATGTTTGTTGCTCTTTAAATTTCATATAAAAGAAAAATCCCGCATTAGCGGGAATCAAATTTATTCTTTGATACGTTCAGAATATGCTCCTTTCTCAGTATCTATTTTAATCTTATCTCCTTCATTAATAAATAAAGGTACATTTACTCTTGCTCCAGTTTCAACAGTTGCTGGCTTTGTAGCGTTGGTTGCTGTATTTCCTTTTACTCCTGGCTCGGTATGAGTTACCTCTAAAATTACATGCGATGGCATTTCAACAGATAAAGGTAAACTATCTTCTGTATTGATTAAAATTGTAACAACCTCTCCTTCTTTCATAAACTCAGATCCGTCAACCACTTTTCTCTGTAAAGTAATTTGGTTATAATCATCTGTATTCATGAAATGTAAATCATCTCCTTCTGCATATAAATACTGAAACTTATGAGTTTCTACTCGTACATCTTCTATTTTATGTCCAGCAGAGAATGTATTATCTATAACTTTTCCAGTAGTTACACTTTTTAATTTAGTTCTTACAAAAGCTGGTCCTTTTCCAGGCTTCACGTGTAAAAATTCAATAATTTTAAAAATATCGTGATTGTACTTAATACATAATCCTTTTTTAATATCTGATGTTGTTGCCATCTTTAAAATGTTTATTTAGGTTTAATTGCGTATTATTTACGCACTTAAAATTAATTTGATTTAAAATATCCTTTCATTATTCCTCTATGAGAGTCTTTGATAAACTGAACAATTTCATCTCTTTCTGAAGTTGCTTGCATCTCTGCCTCTATAATATCAATTGCTTGTGTATTATTATAGTTTTTTTGGAATAATATTCTATAAATATCCTGTATTTCTCTAATTTTTTCTGTTGTGAATCCTCTTCTTCTCAACCCAACTGAATTGATTCCAACATATGATAATGGCTCTCTAGCTGCCTTTACATATGGAGGTACATCTTTACGTACTAAAGATCCTCCTGTAACAAATGCATGATTACCAACAGAAGCAAATTGATGCACCGCTACCATACCTGCCAACACTACATTATCTCCTACGTTTACATGACCTGCTAAGGTGGTATTATTTGAAAAAATACAATTATTTCCAACTCTACAATCATGTGCTATGTGTGAATATGCCATGATTAAACAGTTGTCGCCAATAATAGTTTTCATTCTATCGGAAGTACCACGATTTATTGTAACACACTCTCTAATTGTTACATTATCACCGATTTCTGCCGTGGTATCTTCATCATTGTATTTTAAGTCTTGAGGAATAGCTGAAATAACTGCTCCTGGAAATATCCTACAGTTTTTCCCTATTCTAGCACCTTCCATGATAGTTACATTAGAACCAATCCACGTTCCTGAACCAATTTCTACATTAGCATGTATTGTTGTAAAAGGTTCTATCACTACATTTCTAGCAATTTTAGCCTGTGGATGAACATATGCAAGTGGTTGATTCATAAGTTTTATTGTTTTACTTTAGATATTTGAGCCATTAATTCTGCTTCACAAACTAATTTTCCATTAGCATATGCATATGCTTGCATGTGAGCAATACCTCTCCTTATCGGTGTTATTAGTTCACTTTTAAATATTAACGTATCTCCTGGTAATACTTTTTGTTTAAACTTAACGTTATCCATTTTCATGAAATAAGTTAAATAATTTTCAGGGTCTGGAACTGTACTTAATACTAATACTCCACCACATTGTGCCATTGCTTCTACCTGTAACACTCCTGGCATTACCGGTGCACCAGGGAAATGTCCTACGAAGAAATCCTCATTCATAGTTACATTTTTCATTCCTACTACGTGTTTATCAGATAATTCGATAATCCTATCTATTAATAAAAACGGTGGTCTGTGAGGTAAAATGTCCATGATCTTATGAATATCCATTAAAGGAGCTTCATTTAAATCATATACAGGAACATTATTCCTTTTTTCTTTCTTAATAATTTTGGCAAGCTTTTTTGCAAAAAGAGTGTTTACCAAATGTCCTGGTTTATTTGCAATAATTTTACCTCTAATTCTAGTTCCTACTAAGGCTAAATCACCAATAACATCTAACAACTTATGTCTTGCTGCTTCATTTGC
The sequence above is a segment of the Tenacibaculum sp. 190130A14a genome. Coding sequences within it:
- a CDS encoding M16 family metallopeptidase; translation: MKRINQILSVVLIGALLFTSCKQTNQTAAKIKTEQHTDATGFKYETVTNDPTGLRLYTLENGLKVYLSKNTDEPKIQTYIAVRAGSNYDPKESTGLAHYLEHMLFKGTHKFGTVDWEKEKEYLNKISKLYEEHRTETDAEKKKAIYKEIDKVSLEASNYSVANEYDKMTASLGAEETNAHTSFEETIYYNKIPANELNKWLDLESERFSTLVLRLFHTELEAVFEEFNRGQDNDGWKVYFASLDGLFPKHPYGQQSTIGTGEHLKNPSMVDIHNYFDKYYVPNNMAIVLVGDLEFDSTIKKINETFGKFEKKELVHPTLPKEEPLTKPVIKEVFGPTSESISIAYRSKGVKTDEEKLVTLCDMIMANGNAGLIDLNLNQKQVVQRASCYPSFNNDYGYHTFTGRPKSGQSLDEVKDLLLEQIEKLKKGEFEEWMIEAVVNDLKLSQTRQYENNTALASAYYNAFIHNENWEDKVKFLDDLKNISKKELVDFANNFYKDNYVVTYKRKGEDKNIVKVQNPGITPVKLNRDKSSDYLKEFNKVKSEALQPKFVDYKTAIKETKTANDINVSYVLNENNDLFDLNIIFDMGKDNDKKLSLAAGYLEYLGTVKYTAEEIKKEFYKLGVDYYVSAQNDKTYVGLRGLKENLPKGLELLEHLWDNAKADQGAYDKYVEKIYKGRLDGKTQKGNILWSGLYSYGKYGEDSRLRDIMQIDELKEINPEDLVNVIKGMKNYKQRIFYYGKDIDAAVAALNDHHKIYGELKEYPEAKKYTETETGGNVFYTDYDMVQTEMIFLAKGEPFKAENLAASTLFNTYFGSGLSSIVFQEIRESKSLAYSAFASYSNASKKEDPNYVLAYVGTQANKLSQAVDAMMDLMNNMPEAEKQFNAAKNATLKKLAAQRITKSSIFWSYERLKKLGIDNDNREQMYNTIKNMTMEDLKSFFDKNVKGESYNVMVIGNKKDLDVKSLQKLGKIKELDVDYLFNYVNEKKIKS
- the sucD gene encoding succinate--CoA ligase subunit alpha; the encoded protein is MSVLVNKDSKIIVQGFTGSEGTFHAGQMIDYGTNVVGGVTPGKGGQEHLGKPVFNTVAEAVEKAEADTSIIFVPPAFAADAIMESAEAGIKVIICITEGIPVADMTKVKAYIDAKEDCTLVGPNCPGVITPEEAKVGIMPGFIFKKGRVGIVSKSGTLTYEAADQVVKQGYGITTAIGIGGDPIIGTTTKEAVELLMNDEETDAIVMIGEIGGQLEAEAARWIKADGNRKPVVGFIAGQTAPAGRTMGHAGAIVGGADDTAQAKMKILAENGIHVVESPAKIGEMVAKVLA
- a CDS encoding UDP-3-O-(3-hydroxymyristoyl)glucosamine N-acyltransferase; the protein is MKFKEQQTLAQIASLLEVEFVGDKDFPITGINEIHVVEKGDIVFVDHPKYYDKALNSAATTVLINKKVDCPEGKSLLISDDPFRDFNKLTKHFNPFIASKSSIADSAIIGADTIVQPNVFIGENVMIGKNCLIHPNVTINNNCIIGDNVTIHANTVIGGDAFYYKNRPEGFDKLISGGRVVIENNVDLGASCTIDRGVTGDTTIGAGSKIDNQVHIGHDTMIGKKCLIAAQTGIAGCTVIEDEVTIWGQVGIISGLTIEKGTVLMAQTGVTKSLKKGIYFGTPQREYRQTLREVIYLKNVTNPDKK
- the efp gene encoding elongation factor P, with translation MATTSDIKKGLCIKYNHDIFKIIEFLHVKPGKGPAFVRTKLKSVTTGKVIDNTFSAGHKIEDVRVETHKFQYLYAEGDDLHFMNTDDYNQITLQRKVVDGSEFMKEGEVVTILINTEDSLPLSVEMPSHVILEVTHTEPGVKGNTATNATKPATVETGARVNVPLFINEGDKIKIDTEKGAYSERIKE
- the lpxA gene encoding acyl-ACP--UDP-N-acetylglucosamine O-acyltransferase; translation: MNQPLAYVHPQAKIARNVVIEPFTTIHANVEIGSGTWIGSNVTIMEGARIGKNCRIFPGAVISAIPQDLKYNDEDTTAEIGDNVTIRECVTINRGTSDRMKTIIGDNCLIMAYSHIAHDCRVGNNCIFSNNTTLAGHVNVGDNVVLAGMVAVHQFASVGNHAFVTGGSLVRKDVPPYVKAAREPLSYVGINSVGLRRRGFTTEKIREIQDIYRILFQKNYNNTQAIDIIEAEMQATSERDEIVQFIKDSHRGIMKGYFKSN